A stretch of DNA from Phormidium ambiguum IAM M-71:
GGCGGTACTCGCGCTGGAATCTTAGAAACCACCTTCCGCGAAGAAACTGAAACCGATTTATTTGGCGAACAAGTTGTTCTCTGTGGTGGTTTGAGTGCCTTAATTAAAGCAGGTTTTGAAACCTTAGTTGCTGCTGGATATCAACCAGAACTCGCTTATTTTGAATGCTTGCACGAAGTCAAATTAATTGTTGACTTAATCGTAGAAGGTGGGCTAGCCAAAATGCGCGACAGCATTTCTAACACCGCTGAATATGGCGACTTAACTCGCGGTCCCCGCATTGTCACCGATGAAACTCGCGCCGAAATGCGGAAAATTCTCCAAGAAATTCAATCTGGACAATTTGCCCGGGAATTTGTGTTAGAAAATCAAGCTGGTAAACCAGGCTTTACTGCTATGCGCCGTCGGGAAGCGGAACATTCCATTGAGGAAGTTGGTAAGGATTTACGCGCTATGTTTAGCTGGCTGAAAAAGGATTAATTTCCGAAATTTAGGCAGTAGTTAGGCAGAGGAACAAGGGGGAAAGGGGGAAAGGGGAAAAGGGGAAAGGGGATAATGTGAATTTTTCACTTCTGCCTTTCTTCCCTTCTGCCTTCTGCCTTCTGCCTTCTGCCTTCCCCAATCATTGATTTCCTTGCTGTTCTTGTTCAATGGCTTTTTCGGTACGTTCGTAAGGATTTTTTGGTTGTTTTTTGGGAAACAAACCGAGCATAAAATTGTTAAGTGTGGTTCGAGTTTGCAGGCTGGCATTACTGACGGGTTGGAAGGGAATGCGATCGCCTAGCAAGACAAACAGCAAAAATAGTGCAACCAGTAGGGGAAATTTAGCTTTAGAAAACATAACAATAGATTAACTATTGAGTTAATCAAATCACCTATTTATATTGTTCCCTCTCCTTCAACTAAAGGAGTGATTTTTTTACTTGATTTAAGGATGAACTTTGCCATCAGGCATTTTGGCTTCTGTAAATTTGGCTCCTTCAAGATTGGCGCATCCTAAAATATTAAAACTGAGTGCGGCTGTGCGATCGCTCGCTTTCACATTCAAACCTAAGTTAGCATTGCGAGGATCGTCATTTGTGGGCGTGGTTCCTAATTTAAAACCTATAGAACCTCCGTCATTATTAGCTCTTAATCTCAAACTAATTCCGACACAACCTAAGTCTGCACGCTCTAAATTTGCTTTGCTGAAATTGGCTCTTTTTAAGTTAGCATTCCCCAATTTTGCACCTTCCAAGTTAGCGTTTTCCAGGTTAGCTCCTTCCAAGTTTACGCCGCTTAAGTCTGCTCCCTGCAAATTAGCATTTTTCAAGTCACATCCGGGACATTCCCTGGTTTCGAGTAATTTTTCTACCCGTTTTTGAGTGTTTAAGAGGGAAATGTAGAAATATGATGTTGCTCCCGCAGCTAACAAAATTATCAAAATGGTGAGATGCTTAAATTTCATGGCTAAACTAGAAGCTACTCTGGCTTCCTGAAGTAGTTGATCTTTACTACCAAAACTGTAACTTTCGATCCGGAAATTCTGGATCGAACTTAAGTGAAAACTCGTAATTTTAGGTATTTGATCCCCGACTTCTTGAAGAAGTCGGGGATCTCCACATCATCAATTATCAAAGGCTAATTTAGAAAGATTCTCACCTGTAACCCGACAAATTCGCCAATCTGGTAACACATCAGCACCCATACGCTGATAAAAACCGATCGCAGGTTCATTCCAATCTAATACGCTCCATTCTAATCGACCGCAATCTCTTTCTAGTGCTAATTTAGCGACATGAGTAAGTAATGCTTTGCCAATACCTTGGTGACGATATTCGGGTAAAACAAATAGGTCTTCTAAATATATTCCCGGTTTGGTTAAAAATGTAGAATAGTTGGGAAAAAATAAGGCAAATCCTACTGCTTTACCGTCTACTTCTGCTAATATTGCTTCGGCGTAAATGCGATCGCCAAATAAGTGAGATTCTAAATCGACAATATTTCCGGTAACTGCATGACTTAACTTTTCGTATTCCGCCAAACCTTTAATTAAATGAAATAAAGTTGGTATATCTTGAGGGGTTGTCGATCGCAAAATCAAATTAGTCATGCTTAAGAAGGCAGAGGGCAAAAGGCATTAATTAACCAAGTAGTATTTTAGCAGAGAATACTTAAAAAAAGAAAGTTGGGGAAAAGGAAAACATTTTTAACCTTTACCCTTTCTTCCCTTCTGCCTTCTGCCTTCTGCCTTCTGCCTTCTGCCTTTCCCCTTTACTTCAACCAACTTTTTAGGCGCTGAGCAATTTGAGGACGGCGTAATTTCCGCATAGCTTTACTTTGAATTTGGCGCACTCGTTCGCGGGATAAATTGTACAAATTACCCACTTCTTCTAAAGTGCAAGGTTCACTAGTTGTTAAGCCATAACGGAGAGAAATTACATCTTTTTCTCTCGGGGTTAAGACATCACCCAATACTGACCAAATTTCCTGACGTAACATAGTATCATTCATTTGTTCTTCAGGAGATTGGGTATCGTTATCTTCTAACAAATCCACTAATTCGGTATCTTCTTCTCTTCCAACTCTGTGGTTTAAAGAAAGCGATCGCCTCCGTAATTGTTGTAACTGATGCAGGTGTTCTAAGGAAATCTCTAAAGCTTGAGCTATTTCTGCTTCTGTGGGATTTCTCCGCAATTGTTGCTTGAGTTCCCGTTGAACTTTTTTCAGTTTATTCAGTTTTTCAACAATGTGAATTGGTAAGCGAACAGTTCGCGCAT
This window harbors:
- a CDS encoding pentapeptide repeat-containing protein, whose amino-acid sequence is MKFKHLTILIILLAAGATSYFYISLLNTQKRVEKLLETRECPGCDLKNANLQGADLSGVNLEGANLENANLEGAKLGNANLKRANFSKANLERADLGCVGISLRLRANNDGGSIGFKLGTTPTNDDPRNANLGLNVKASDRTAALSFNILGCANLEGAKFTEAKMPDGKVHP
- a CDS encoding GNAT family N-acetyltransferase, encoding MTNLILRSTTPQDIPTLFHLIKGLAEYEKLSHAVTGNIVDLESHLFGDRIYAEAILAEVDGKAVGFALFFPNYSTFLTKPGIYLEDLFVLPEYRHQGIGKALLTHVAKLALERDCGRLEWSVLDWNEPAIGFYQRMGADVLPDWRICRVTGENLSKLAFDN